The Nitriliruptor alkaliphilus DSM 45188 genome includes a region encoding these proteins:
- a CDS encoding SCO family protein, whose amino-acid sequence MTAASRPRVLLALVAGLALLVSACDPASSTAFTASNLGAGEDGWRGIPLELDPPRTLPDVTLGDIDGEEVALAEDLLGDPVLLFFGYTSCPDICPIHLRTIASSMESLGVSTRQIQVVFVSVDPARDTAERMREYTEVFDRNILGLRAEIDVIEDALAQLDLPGPVVEGVNPRDEGELIGHPAQVIGFDADGVAQRVWPFGTRRVDWIEDMPRILEEWTRDDDADQP is encoded by the coding sequence GTGACCGCCGCGTCCCGCCCCCGCGTCCTGCTCGCCCTCGTCGCGGGCCTGGCGCTGCTGGTGTCGGCGTGCGACCCGGCGAGCTCCACCGCGTTCACCGCGTCCAACCTCGGCGCCGGCGAGGACGGCTGGCGCGGCATCCCGCTCGAGCTCGACCCGCCCCGGACCCTGCCCGACGTCACCTTGGGCGACATCGACGGCGAGGAGGTGGCGCTGGCCGAGGACCTCCTCGGGGACCCCGTCCTGCTGTTCTTCGGGTACACCTCCTGCCCCGACATCTGCCCCATCCACCTGCGCACCATCGCCTCGTCGATGGAGTCGCTCGGGGTCTCGACGCGACAGATCCAGGTCGTGTTCGTCTCGGTCGACCCCGCCCGCGACACCGCCGAGCGGATGCGCGAGTACACCGAGGTGTTCGACCGCAACATCCTGGGGCTGCGAGCCGAGATCGACGTGATCGAGGACGCGCTGGCGCAGCTCGACCTGCCGGGACCGGTGGTCGAGGGGGTGAACCCGCGTGACGAGGGCGAGCTGATCGGTCACCCGGCGCAGGTCATCGGCTTCGACGCCGACGGGGTCGCCCAGCGCGTCTGGCCCTTCGGGACGCGCCGGGTCGACTGGATCGAGGACATGCCGCGGATCCTCGAGGAGTGGACCCGCGACGACGACGCGGACCAGCCGTGA
- a CDS encoding copper chaperone PCu(A)C: MLPSRRSRLLGTAVLAVLLASCASGTPQVEVVGPVHVAAPVAGSSQVALTLVNRGDGDDELVSVSSDAALAVEIHRTTIADGSATMETLDGLPIGAGEEVVFRPGGLHLMLVVPDETVREGGTVGLVLDFERSEDVVVEGQVVDLLDLAEGTTE, translated from the coding sequence ATGCTCCCCTCCCGCCGCTCCCGCCTGCTCGGCACGGCTGTCCTGGCCGTGCTCCTCGCATCGTGCGCCAGCGGGACCCCACAGGTGGAGGTCGTCGGGCCCGTCCATGTCGCGGCTCCGGTGGCCGGGTCGTCGCAGGTCGCCCTGACCCTGGTCAACCGCGGCGATGGGGACGACGAACTGGTGTCGGTGTCCAGCGACGCGGCCCTCGCGGTCGAGATCCACCGCACGACGATCGCCGACGGGAGCGCCACGATGGAGACCCTCGACGGTCTGCCCATCGGCGCTGGCGAGGAGGTCGTCTTCCGTCCCGGTGGTCTGCACCTGATGCTGGTCGTCCCGGACGAGACCGTCCGGGAAGGCGGTACCGTCGGCCTCGTCCTGGACTTCGAACGCTCCGAGGACGTCGTGGTCGAGGGTCAGGTCGTGGACCTGCTCGACCTCGCCGAGGGGACCACCGAGTGA
- a CDS encoding aspartate:alanine exchanger family transporter: MLTVLVEQPLLTLFLVLTVGTLLGAIRVAGTSIGPAGALFAGLAVSAAVPDVSPAVPQVVGTLGLALFVYTVGIAGGPSFFGGLRRGAPAIGLAVGTYVLVAVVAWGLGTVLGLAASDVAGTYAGAGTNTSALAAVVEVVGDPSPAVGYSLAYPFGVVGMIVAVSLALGRARRRPTAEDAAPDEPPTYVTVVVSRDDLPPVTELTHWEGETLVFSRVRRDGEDHTPAAGERFEPGDLVTVIGTPAVLRSFVTWIGGTAEEDLVLDRRQIDFRRAVLSNPRHAGATIGELGLDRFDAVAGFVRRGDVDVIARDDLVVELGDRIRVIAPRERMPEVMAELGDSERAVVVADPIGFSLGLLLGLVAGLIAIPLPGRTLVLGAAAGPLLVGLVLGRLGRTGPVVWQLPYATNQTLRQLGALLFLAVIGLGAGPELAAALTSARGLQLLGLGIVLTTLGAAGILVGARMLGAGGPRAAGTIAGAQGQPAVLAAAVDRTGGDDRVALTYALLFPPVFLVKIVAAQVLATL, encoded by the coding sequence GTGCTGACGGTGCTGGTCGAGCAGCCGCTGCTGACCCTCTTCCTCGTCCTGACCGTCGGCACGCTGCTCGGCGCCATCCGCGTGGCCGGCACCAGCATCGGCCCGGCGGGAGCGCTGTTCGCCGGGCTCGCGGTGTCGGCCGCCGTGCCCGACGTCTCCCCCGCCGTCCCACAGGTGGTGGGCACCCTCGGCCTCGCGCTGTTCGTCTACACCGTCGGGATCGCCGGCGGTCCGTCGTTCTTCGGCGGGCTCCGTCGGGGCGCACCGGCCATCGGGCTGGCCGTCGGCACCTACGTCCTGGTCGCGGTGGTGGCCTGGGGGCTCGGCACGGTGCTGGGCCTCGCGGCCAGCGACGTCGCCGGCACCTACGCCGGGGCCGGGACCAACACCTCCGCGCTCGCCGCCGTCGTCGAGGTCGTCGGCGACCCCTCACCTGCGGTCGGCTACTCCCTCGCCTACCCCTTCGGTGTGGTGGGCATGATCGTCGCCGTGTCGCTCGCGCTCGGCCGGGCACGCCGCCGCCCCACGGCCGAGGACGCCGCACCCGACGAGCCACCCACCTACGTCACGGTGGTGGTCAGCCGCGACGACCTCCCTCCGGTCACCGAGCTCACCCACTGGGAGGGCGAGACCCTGGTGTTCTCGCGGGTGCGCCGCGACGGTGAGGACCACACCCCGGCCGCAGGGGAGCGGTTCGAGCCGGGCGACCTCGTGACCGTCATCGGGACACCGGCGGTGCTGCGCTCGTTCGTGACCTGGATCGGCGGGACCGCCGAGGAGGACCTCGTCCTCGACCGGCGACAGATCGACTTCCGACGTGCCGTCCTGTCCAACCCCCGCCACGCCGGCGCGACCATCGGTGAGCTCGGCCTCGACCGGTTCGACGCCGTCGCCGGGTTCGTCCGGCGCGGCGACGTCGATGTCATCGCCCGTGACGACCTCGTGGTCGAGCTCGGCGACCGCATCCGCGTCATCGCCCCCCGCGAACGCATGCCCGAGGTCATGGCCGAGCTCGGCGACTCGGAACGTGCCGTCGTGGTGGCCGACCCGATCGGGTTCTCGCTCGGCCTGCTGCTCGGGTTGGTCGCCGGCCTCATCGCCATCCCCCTGCCGGGGCGCACCCTCGTCCTCGGGGCCGCGGCCGGCCCGCTGCTGGTCGGGCTCGTGCTCGGCCGTCTCGGGCGGACGGGCCCGGTGGTGTGGCAGCTGCCGTACGCGACCAACCAGACCCTGCGTCAGCTCGGCGCGCTGCTGTTCCTGGCGGTCATCGGGCTCGGCGCCGGCCCCGAGCTCGCCGCCGCCCTCACCTCCGCCCGCGGCCTGCAGCTGCTCGGCCTCGGCATCGTGCTGACCACCCTCGGCGCGGCCGGGATCCTCGTCGGCGCCCGGATGCTCGGTGCGGGCGGTCCGCGCGCCGCAGGCACCATCGCCGGTGCGCAGGGGCAGCCGGCGGTGCTGGCCGCAGCGGTCGATCGCACCGGCGGCGACGACCGGGTCGCGCTCACCTACGCCCTGCTGTTCCCACCGGTGTTCCTGGTGAAGATCGTGGCCGCCCAGGTGCTGGCTACCCTCTGA
- a CDS encoding S1 family peptidase, with translation MSDDRVGWRERFLGDRDRLGWWLLPMFVAVGLAGAVLAGSLAVVFASQRVDRLTRETAGARADLTSAAEDVREAADEAISAIEAEVDAVRDQLAADLPYPAAAEAGVVHLVLEVQVPDPAAVSPAAAQQEQDLDPDEDGEADDEPEAEPEPEPPPPPPPTIDLRRRASGFVVASDGETAFVATTFSLLADPSRPDVPLDVGVRVVTAGGETMGRVHSWQASRDLLLLRVPLRGVEPMPWRPADEPIAPGDRITAVGVTPGLGAVQVGGTVAAAGSSAVISDVPALELLAGGPVVDGQGRVVAIGSSRYSPFGSDPVAIPVRLLCDELLSHCPD, from the coding sequence GTGAGCGACGACCGGGTCGGTTGGCGCGAACGGTTCCTCGGCGACCGCGACCGCCTCGGGTGGTGGCTGCTGCCGATGTTCGTGGCGGTGGGGCTGGCGGGTGCGGTGCTGGCCGGGTCGCTGGCGGTGGTGTTCGCCTCGCAGCGGGTCGACCGGTTGACGCGCGAGACGGCGGGGGCGCGGGCGGACCTGACCAGCGCCGCTGAAGACGTGCGTGAGGCAGCGGACGAGGCGATCTCGGCGATCGAGGCCGAGGTCGACGCGGTCCGCGACCAGCTCGCGGCGGACCTGCCCTACCCCGCCGCCGCGGAGGCCGGGGTGGTGCACCTCGTCCTGGAGGTCCAGGTCCCCGATCCGGCAGCCGTCTCGCCCGCAGCGGCCCAGCAGGAGCAGGATCTCGACCCGGACGAGGACGGCGAGGCGGACGACGAGCCGGAAGCCGAGCCCGAGCCGGAGCCGCCGCCCCCGCCCCCGCCGACCATCGACCTGCGCCGGCGGGCGTCGGGGTTCGTGGTGGCCAGCGACGGTGAGACGGCGTTCGTGGCGACCACGTTCAGCCTGCTGGCGGACCCCTCACGCCCGGACGTGCCGCTGGACGTCGGGGTCCGGGTGGTGACCGCCGGCGGCGAGACGATGGGCCGGGTGCACTCCTGGCAGGCGAGCCGCGATCTGCTGCTGTTGCGGGTGCCGCTGCGGGGGGTCGAGCCCATGCCGTGGCGGCCGGCGGACGAGCCGATCGCGCCGGGGGACCGGATCACCGCCGTCGGGGTGACCCCCGGGCTCGGTGCGGTGCAGGTCGGTGGCACGGTGGCAGCCGCCGGCAGCAGCGCGGTGATCAGTGACGTGCCCGCCCTGGAGCTGCTCGCCGGAGGCCCGGTCGTGGACGGCCAGGGCCGCGTCGTCGCGATCGGCTCGAGCCGGTACTCCCCGTTCGGGAGCGACCCCGTCGCCATCCCGGTCCGCCTCCTGTGCGACGAGCTCCTCTCCCACTGCCCCGACTGA
- a CDS encoding transglycosylase domain-containing protein — MGGRTARLEVREGRDVALVARRAIVAFVSAGVTVAALVVLVAAIALRVDWDVPEPVALSGPTVLLDVNGDPLARFTAEVDREVVTLDQVAPVVVDAVVAAEDARFYEHDGVDPLSLVRAVVSNVRTGGIAQGGSTLTQQYVKNAFVGDDQTLMRKVREAVVAIALERSTSKEEIVERYLNTVAFGEGAEGIEAAARTYFGVGAADLDAAQAATLAQLLPAPSVRNPRADPAGAEARRDALLARMGELGSLTPEEVAAALATPLEVAPRPHVTTDAPAFVGYVRRQIAHAFGPEAVLTGALTVQTTYDPAVQRALDDAVAEVLPADEVGDVQAGAVAIDPRSGAILAIHGRRDMQLGDLDLATMTRRQNGSAFKPFVLAAALEDELVTPSSTRPAPGSVTISDCVDHDGAAITVRGGPGGSLTVHEALVRSTNTTYQLLGCELGGPRIVEGARRLGVASEVGTEAAVALGGSSFGASVLDMASAYGTFANDGMLCPARSIAEVRDRDGTVVDLPDEVVVIPDQPRTPRRPDAELLDARPDELRERDADGCHGALDARVARQVTEALQGVIERGTGRAADIGRPQGGKTGTTTDAKDAWFVGVTPELSLAVWIGDPGDDGEVSPLSDLLGLSEVTGGSLPAAIWARAAEVALADVEPTPFPSVEDLAIEDDGSPRPGPARQIPTDPTPEPEPEPTPDETGEDDDAVADDGDTDEPAPPPPGDDDADADPADDADDDGGPPDDEDDDDRCLIVFRC, encoded by the coding sequence ATGGGCGGCCGTACGGCCCGTCTCGAGGTGCGGGAGGGACGCGACGTGGCGCTGGTGGCACGCCGGGCGATCGTCGCGTTCGTCAGCGCCGGCGTGACGGTCGCGGCCCTCGTCGTGCTCGTCGCGGCGATCGCGCTGCGCGTCGACTGGGACGTGCCCGAACCCGTGGCCCTCAGCGGCCCGACCGTCCTCCTGGACGTCAACGGCGACCCGCTCGCGCGCTTCACCGCCGAGGTCGACCGCGAGGTGGTCACCCTCGACCAGGTGGCCCCGGTGGTCGTCGACGCGGTCGTCGCCGCCGAGGACGCCCGCTTCTACGAGCACGACGGCGTCGATCCCCTGTCGCTGGTCCGGGCCGTGGTCAGCAACGTGCGTACGGGCGGCATCGCCCAGGGTGGTTCGACGCTCACCCAGCAGTACGTCAAGAACGCCTTCGTCGGCGACGACCAGACCCTGATGCGCAAGGTCCGCGAGGCGGTGGTGGCCATCGCGCTGGAACGCTCGACCTCCAAGGAGGAGATCGTCGAGCGCTACCTCAACACGGTGGCGTTCGGCGAGGGGGCCGAGGGCATCGAGGCCGCCGCACGCACCTATTTCGGTGTCGGCGCCGCCGATCTCGACGCCGCCCAGGCTGCCACCCTCGCCCAACTGCTGCCGGCGCCGTCGGTCCGCAACCCGCGCGCCGACCCCGCGGGCGCCGAGGCCCGCCGTGACGCGTTGCTGGCGCGGATGGGTGAGCTCGGATCGCTGACGCCCGAGGAGGTCGCCGCCGCGCTGGCGACGCCCCTCGAGGTGGCGCCCCGGCCGCACGTGACCACCGACGCGCCGGCGTTCGTCGGGTACGTGCGCCGCCAGATCGCCCACGCGTTCGGTCCGGAGGCGGTGCTGACCGGCGCGTTGACGGTCCAGACCACCTACGACCCTGCGGTGCAACGAGCTCTCGATGACGCGGTCGCCGAGGTGCTGCCCGCCGACGAGGTCGGCGACGTCCAGGCGGGGGCCGTCGCGATCGACCCGCGATCGGGCGCGATCCTGGCGATCCACGGGCGGCGCGACATGCAGCTCGGCGACCTCGACCTCGCCACCATGACCCGGCGCCAGAACGGGTCGGCCTTCAAGCCCTTCGTGCTCGCCGCAGCGCTGGAGGACGAGCTGGTCACCCCGTCGTCGACCCGGCCGGCACCGGGGTCGGTGACCATCTCGGACTGCGTCGACCACGACGGCGCCGCGATCACCGTCCGCGGCGGACCCGGCGGCAGCCTGACGGTGCACGAGGCCCTGGTGCGGTCGACCAACACCACCTACCAGCTGCTCGGCTGCGAGCTCGGCGGCCCGCGCATCGTCGAGGGCGCCCGCCGCCTCGGCGTCGCCAGCGAGGTCGGGACCGAGGCGGCCGTGGCGCTCGGCGGCTCGTCCTTCGGCGCATCGGTGCTGGACATGGCGTCGGCCTACGGGACGTTCGCCAACGACGGGATGCTCTGCCCGGCCCGCAGCATCGCCGAGGTCCGCGACCGCGACGGCACCGTGGTCGACCTGCCGGACGAGGTCGTCGTGATCCCCGACCAGCCGCGGACGCCACGCCGCCCCGATGCCGAGCTCCTCGACGCACGGCCGGACGAGCTGCGAGAACGGGACGCCGACGGCTGCCACGGCGCCCTCGACGCGCGGGTCGCCCGCCAGGTCACCGAGGCGCTGCAGGGGGTGATCGAGCGCGGGACCGGTCGGGCCGCCGACATCGGCCGGCCCCAGGGCGGCAAGACCGGCACGACCACCGACGCCAAGGACGCCTGGTTCGTGGGGGTGACGCCCGAGCTGTCGCTGGCGGTGTGGATCGGCGATCCCGGCGACGACGGTGAGGTGTCGCCGCTGAGCGACCTGCTCGGGCTGTCGGAGGTCACCGGCGGCAGCCTGCCCGCCGCGATCTGGGCCCGGGCGGCCGAGGTGGCGCTCGCGGACGTCGAACCCACGCCGTTCCCGAGCGTCGAGGACCTCGCGATCGAGGACGACGGCAGCCCACGGCCGGGTCCTGCGCGGCAGATCCCGACCGATCCGACCCCCGAACCCGAACCCGAGCCGACGCCGGATGAAACCGGTGAGGACGACGACGCGGTGGCGGACGACGGGGACACCGACGAGCCGGCACCCCCACCCCCCGGCGACGACGACGCGGACGCGGACCCCGCGGACGACGCCGACGACGACGGCGGCCCACCCGACGACGAGGACGACGACGACCGCTGCCTCATCGTGTTCCGCTGCTAG
- a CDS encoding MBL fold metallo-hydrolase, producing MEVTVLGSRGGYPLPGEPCSGYLVEEGTTRVWVDAGAGTLDALLRRMDPWSLDAVWISHLHPDHWTDLPIALHRMAVTADLADRPAPVVFGPPGWDEAIGVALQAYPEARMPYRAVHLTDGASFDVGDLHLTGHAVEHGCPAFGLRVQGAGGVLAYSADTRPCDAVGYLAAGADLFLCEATLSPGTSNPISTNAEEAGQLASAAGVDRLLLTHLLEGVDPDRSLDAAVRSHDGPVELARPRDTHVV from the coding sequence GTGGAGGTGACCGTGCTCGGCAGCAGAGGTGGGTACCCGCTGCCGGGGGAGCCGTGCTCGGGCTACCTCGTCGAGGAGGGGACCACCCGGGTCTGGGTCGATGCGGGCGCGGGGACGCTCGACGCGTTGCTGCGCCGGATGGACCCCTGGTCCCTGGACGCGGTGTGGATCTCGCACCTGCACCCCGACCACTGGACCGACCTGCCGATCGCGCTGCACCGGATGGCGGTGACCGCCGACCTCGCCGACCGGCCCGCACCGGTGGTGTTCGGGCCCCCCGGGTGGGACGAGGCCATCGGCGTGGCGCTGCAGGCCTACCCCGAGGCGCGGATGCCCTACCGGGCGGTGCACCTCACCGACGGGGCGTCCTTCGACGTCGGGGACCTGCACCTGACCGGCCACGCCGTCGAGCACGGGTGTCCCGCCTTCGGACTTCGGGTCCAGGGGGCCGGTGGCGTCCTGGCGTACTCGGCCGACACCAGGCCCTGCGACGCGGTCGGTTACCTGGCCGCGGGTGCCGACCTGTTCCTGTGCGAGGCGACGTTGTCACCCGGCACGAGCAACCCCATCAGCACCAACGCCGAGGAGGCGGGGCAGCTCGCGAGCGCGGCGGGGGTCGACCGCCTGCTGCTCACCCACCTGCTCGAGGGCGTCGACCCCGACCGGTCGCTGGACGCCGCCGTCCGGAGCCACGACGGCCCCGTCGAGTTGGCGCGGCCGCGGGACACCCACGTCGTGTGA
- a CDS encoding 1,4-alpha-glucan branching protein domain-containing protein, translating to MLHTHLPYLRHHGVWPVGEEWLFQAWGTSWLPVTRLLEELAAEGHRDVLTLGVTPMVAHQVADRRLGDDLGTWLGGQVWRSEEQRWHDRMPREVRDLSSFFWRRFAGLADYHEDVQRRGGLLAVWSALQDAGVIELLGGPATHPYLPLLTDPALIDAQLADGLASHARWTGAAPRGIWAPEMGYRPRGPVADATADPTTVDAHGTPTLPRTGPELPGLEEHYAAHGVSHVLVDAPTLIRAAGGAEQDWTVRPAPAAAGAPGSVVHDGVLIGDSDVVAYARDLSVAYHVWSPTAGYPGGVWYRDLYATGGYGVHPSWRVTDHTLPPDRKAVYEPERARVQTERDAEHLRGVLHGVLDGRPGELVVAAYDTELFGHWWFEGVAWLGGLLRGIAADGGLVTTTLASRRERHPPTRRLDLPESSWGYAKGHASWVTAETRPMWQELRRAEDRARTALAGGAGADAARAQVARELALLASSDWPFMVTRGNSAGYAADRVADHAAQLHRLCDAIEVGRVEERLVAEIAVRDDAPADVTHLLAALDPAGTARRPA from the coding sequence GTGCTGCACACCCACCTGCCGTACCTGCGTCACCACGGGGTCTGGCCGGTCGGCGAGGAGTGGCTGTTCCAGGCCTGGGGCACCTCGTGGCTGCCGGTGACCCGGCTGCTCGAGGAGCTCGCCGCGGAAGGGCACCGCGACGTCCTCACCCTCGGGGTCACCCCGATGGTCGCCCACCAGGTCGCCGATCGGCGGCTCGGTGACGACCTCGGCACGTGGCTCGGCGGGCAGGTGTGGCGCAGCGAGGAGCAGCGCTGGCACGACCGGATGCCGCGCGAGGTCCGCGACCTGTCGAGCTTCTTCTGGCGCCGGTTCGCGGGGCTCGCCGACTACCACGAGGACGTGCAGCGCCGTGGGGGGCTGCTGGCGGTCTGGTCAGCGCTGCAGGACGCCGGGGTCATCGAACTGCTGGGCGGTCCGGCGACCCACCCCTACCTGCCGCTGCTGACCGACCCCGCGCTGATCGACGCCCAGCTCGCCGACGGCCTGGCGAGCCACGCCCGTTGGACCGGCGCAGCACCCCGCGGCATCTGGGCCCCGGAGATGGGCTACCGGCCCCGCGGCCCGGTGGCGGACGCGACGGCCGATCCGACGACCGTCGACGCCCACGGGACCCCGACGCTGCCACGGACGGGTCCGGAGCTGCCCGGCCTCGAGGAGCACTACGCCGCCCACGGCGTCTCGCACGTGCTGGTCGACGCGCCGACGTTGATCCGTGCCGCGGGTGGTGCCGAACAGGACTGGACGGTGCGGCCCGCGCCGGCCGCTGCCGGCGCACCCGGGTCGGTGGTGCACGACGGGGTCCTGATCGGCGACTCGGACGTGGTGGCCTACGCCCGCGACCTGTCGGTCGCCTACCACGTGTGGTCACCGACGGCCGGCTACCCCGGAGGGGTCTGGTACCGGGATCTGTACGCGACGGGCGGGTACGGCGTGCACCCGTCGTGGCGCGTGACCGACCACACCCTCCCCCCGGACCGCAAGGCCGTCTACGAACCGGAGCGGGCTCGCGTCCAGACCGAGCGCGACGCCGAGCACCTGCGCGGCGTCCTGCACGGCGTGCTCGACGGACGCCCCGGCGAGCTGGTGGTCGCCGCCTACGACACCGAGCTGTTCGGGCACTGGTGGTTCGAGGGCGTGGCGTGGCTCGGCGGGCTGCTGCGCGGCATCGCCGCGGACGGGGGCCTCGTGACCACGACGCTGGCCTCCCGGCGGGAGCGACACCCACCCACACGCCGGCTCGACCTGCCGGAGTCGTCGTGGGGGTACGCCAAGGGCCACGCGTCGTGGGTCACGGCCGAGACGCGCCCGATGTGGCAGGAGCTGCGCCGCGCCGAGGACCGGGCCCGGACGGCGCTGGCGGGTGGCGCGGGGGCGGACGCCGCCCGTGCCCAGGTCGCCCGCGAGCTCGCGCTGCTGGCCTCCTCCGACTGGCCGTTCATGGTCACCCGGGGCAACTCGGCCGGGTACGCGGCCGACCGCGTCGCCGACCACGCCGCGCAGCTGCACCGCCTGTGCGACGCGATCGAGGTCGGCCGGGTCGAGGAGCGACTCGTGGCCGAGATCGCGGTCCGTGACGACGCGCCGGCCGACGTGACCCACCTGCTCGCCGCGCTGGATCCAGCGGGAACCGCGCGCCGTCCCGCTTGA
- a CDS encoding class I SAM-dependent methyltransferase: MTAPPAAADPGPTGLVLTGERTLPGIPDERYWFERHVVAYRLAQARVAAGARVVLDAGCGEGYGLAMLAAAGADRVIGVDLEAPVVVHARATYGSDVVEVHEAELMSLPLDDGAVDLVVSFQVIEHLHDIPGYLRSLRRVTRRGGEVWIATPNRLTFTPGSDVPVNPFHTREFTAAELADECRAAGFDVTRLLGIDHGRRLRTIERLTRRTFVDLVTASPPEDWPRWLRATVHRVEPSWFTVAPGTVEADGTSDLDTTLDLLAVCRVPRT; the protein is encoded by the coding sequence GTGACCGCTCCCCCCGCTGCTGCTGATCCTGGACCCACCGGCCTCGTGCTGACGGGCGAGCGCACCCTGCCCGGGATCCCCGACGAGCGGTACTGGTTCGAGCGCCACGTCGTGGCCTACCGGCTCGCTCAGGCCCGGGTGGCGGCCGGTGCACGCGTCGTCCTCGACGCCGGCTGCGGTGAGGGCTACGGGCTGGCGATGCTGGCTGCGGCGGGCGCCGACCGCGTCATCGGCGTGGACCTCGAGGCCCCCGTGGTCGTCCACGCCCGGGCCACCTACGGCAGCGACGTCGTCGAGGTCCACGAGGCCGAACTGATGTCGTTGCCCCTCGACGACGGCGCGGTCGACCTGGTGGTGTCCTTCCAGGTGATCGAGCACCTGCACGACATCCCGGGCTACCTGCGGTCGCTCCGACGGGTGACCCGTCGCGGCGGTGAGGTGTGGATCGCCACCCCCAACCGCCTGACGTTCACCCCCGGCAGCGACGTGCCGGTCAACCCCTTCCACACCCGGGAGTTCACCGCGGCGGAGCTGGCCGACGAGTGCCGCGCCGCCGGGTTCGACGTCACCCGCCTCCTCGGCATCGACCACGGTCGCCGGCTGCGCACGATCGAACGCCTGACGCGCCGGACCTTCGTCGACCTGGTGACCGCCTCACCTCCCGAGGACTGGCCACGGTGGCTGCGCGCCACGGTCCACCGGGTCGAACCGTCCTGGTTCACCGTCGCTCCCGGGACGGTCGAGGCCGACGGCACCAGCGACCTCGACACCACCTTGGACCTGCTGGCCGTCTGCCGCGTTCCCCGCACGTGA
- a CDS encoding electron transfer flavoprotein subunit beta/FixA family protein, translating into MKVIVPVKRVPDTAGEKKIDDASRTVDRDSVESVLCPVNEFAIEEAVRLKESQGAEVKVLLMGPESAQPVVRKALSYGLDSGLQITDDALAGSDAIGTAKAIAKALEGEEFDLVIFGNQSTDARTCVVPAAVAEILGLPSLTYARHLEVDGDKVVVHREHEEGWDVVESTLPAVVSVVEAINEPRYPSFKGIMAAKSKPLDVKSAGDLGIDTSEVGQDAAWAVLTEFEPRPPKEAGTIVEDDGSGAAASQLADWMASKKFV; encoded by the coding sequence ATGAAGGTCATCGTCCCCGTCAAGCGTGTCCCCGACACCGCTGGCGAGAAGAAGATCGACGACGCCAGCAGGACCGTCGACCGCGATTCGGTCGAATCGGTCCTGTGCCCCGTCAACGAGTTCGCCATCGAGGAGGCCGTCCGCCTCAAGGAGAGCCAGGGCGCGGAGGTCAAGGTGCTGCTGATGGGCCCCGAATCGGCCCAGCCGGTGGTCCGCAAGGCCCTGTCCTACGGGCTGGACTCGGGCCTGCAGATCACCGACGACGCGCTGGCGGGGTCGGACGCCATCGGGACCGCCAAGGCCATCGCCAAGGCGCTCGAGGGTGAGGAGTTCGACCTCGTCATCTTCGGCAACCAGTCGACCGACGCGCGTACCTGCGTCGTGCCGGCGGCCGTGGCCGAGATCCTGGGCCTGCCGTCGCTGACCTACGCCCGCCACCTCGAGGTGGACGGTGACAAGGTCGTGGTCCACCGCGAGCACGAGGAGGGCTGGGACGTGGTCGAGTCCACGCTGCCCGCCGTCGTCTCCGTCGTCGAGGCCATCAACGAGCCGCGCTACCCCTCCTTCAAGGGGATCATGGCGGCCAAGTCCAAGCCGCTGGACGTCAAGTCGGCCGGCGACCTCGGGATCGACACCTCCGAGGTCGGCCAGGACGCCGCCTGGGCCGTGCTGACCGAGTTCGAGCCGCGTCCGCCGAAGGAGGCCGGGACGATCGTCGAGGACGACGGCTCCGGCGCCGCCGCGTCGCAGCTCGCCGACTGGATGGCGTCCAAGAAGTTCGTCTGA